ACCCTCAGGCGCATGCTGGGGAAAGCATCCCGTTAACTATGGAGAGTAAGACAATGAAGAAAATCCTGCTGGGAGCCACCTTGAGCGCTCTGTTATTCACCGCCGGCTCAGCCGTCGCCGCTGACTACAAAATTGATAAACAGGGTCAGCACGCGTTTGTAAACTTCCGCATTCAGCATCTCGGCTATAGCTGGCTGTACGGCACCTTCCGTGATTTTGACGGTACGTTCACCTTCGACGAGAAAAATCCTGCGGCGGATAAAGTCAACGTCACCATCAACACCACCAGCGTTGACACTAATCACGCCGAGCGCGATAAACATCTGCGCAGCGCAGAGTTTCTTAATGTGACCAAGTTTCCGCAGGCCACCTTCGTCTCAACTGAGGTGAAGAAAGAGGGTGAGAAGCTGGATATTATCGGTAATTTAACGCTGAACGGCGTCACTAAGCCGGTCACGCTGGCGGCTAAGCTGTTGGGTCAGGGCAACGATCCATGGGGCGGCGTACGTGCAGGGTTTGAAGCTGAAGGAAAAATCAAACTGAAGGACTTCAATATCACTCAGGATCTGGGCCCGGCCTCCCAGGACGTTGACCTGATTATCTCTGTTGAAGGGGTACGCCAGTAAAAAGCGACTCCCCCGGTAAACCGGGGGAGATTTATTACTTCTCTGGATCAGGAATACCGAGCGTGGTATTCAGCATTCCGCGAGATTTATTAAAGATCTTATTTCCATTTTCACGGCCAGCGCGGCGGCGGCGCTGCTCTTCAGGAGATAAAGCCAGCTCATCGCGACACACCTCGCTACAGCAGCCGGAGAATTTCTCCGCGCAGGCAGGGCACTGAATAAACAGCAGGTGGCAGCCGTCATTTTTGCAGTTGGTGTGACTGTCGCACGGCGTACCGCACTGATGGCAATGGGCAATGACGTCGTCAGAGATACGCTCTCCCATTCGCTCATCGAAGACAAAGTTTTTCCCGACAAAACGCACCGGCAAACCTTGTTCGCGCGCGCGACGCGCATATTCAATGATCCCGCCTTCGATATGGTAGACGTTCTTGAAGCCGTTATGACGCATCCAGGCGCTGGCTTTTTCGCAGCGGATCCCACCGGTGCAGTACATGACAATTTTCTTATCCTTGTCGTCCTGCATCATATCAACGGCTTTAGGCAGCTGCTCACGGAAGGTATCGGCCGGGATCTCCACGGCATCCTCAAAATGCCCCACTTCATATTCGTAGTGGTTACGCATATCGATGAAGACTGCGCTCGGATCGTCGAGCATAGCGTTAACATCCGCCGCTTTCAGGTATTCCCCTACGTCACTGGCGTCAAACGTTGGATCATCAATACCGTCAGCGACGATACGATCGCGCACCTTCATGCGCAGCACCCAGAAGGATTTACCGTCGTCTTCAAGAGCAATATTCAGACGCAGGTTATTCAGCGCCGGATGAAAGGCAAAAAGCGCCTCGCGGAAGGCCTCAACGCGGCTTTCCGGGACGCTTATCTGAGCGTTAATCCCTTCATGGGCCAGATAGACACGACCAAACACGTTGAGGCTCAGGAACAGCTGGTAGAGCGCATCACGAGTCGCCTGCGGCTCTTCAATGGTAAAATATTTATAGAATGAAATGGTCGTGCGCGGCTCGGTTTCGGCAAGCATG
This region of Cedecea lapagei genomic DNA includes:
- a CDS encoding YceI family protein; the protein is MKKILLGATLSALLFTAGSAVAADYKIDKQGQHAFVNFRIQHLGYSWLYGTFRDFDGTFTFDEKNPAADKVNVTINTTSVDTNHAERDKHLRSAEFLNVTKFPQATFVSTEVKKEGEKLDIIGNLTLNGVTKPVTLAAKLLGQGNDPWGGVRAGFEAEGKIKLKDFNITQDLGPASQDVDLIISVEGVRQ
- the trhO gene encoding oxygen-dependent tRNA uridine(34) hydroxylase TrhO; the protein is MPVLHNRVSNEELRARMLAETEPRTTISFYKYFTIEEPQATRDALYQLFLSLNVFGRVYLAHEGINAQISVPESRVEAFREALFAFHPALNNLRLNIALEDDGKSFWVLRMKVRDRIVADGIDDPTFDASDVGEYLKAADVNAMLDDPSAVFIDMRNHYEYEVGHFEDAVEIPADTFREQLPKAVDMMQDDKDKKIVMYCTGGIRCEKASAWMRHNGFKNVYHIEGGIIEYARRAREQGLPVRFVGKNFVFDERMGERISDDVIAHCHQCGTPCDSHTNCKNDGCHLLFIQCPACAEKFSGCCSEVCRDELALSPEEQRRRRAGRENGNKIFNKSRGMLNTTLGIPDPEK